A stretch of Methanobrevibacter sp. YE315 DNA encodes these proteins:
- a CDS encoding helix-turn-helix domain-containing protein — protein sequence MTLNPRKLEYYERKYERNPVEEAVKYLSNKWTLHILRDLFLGKCRFNEFNANRKSLDNKSLSRCLKTMENNGLIYKVIDENDSRNTQYFLTDKGRSFNRVFYELLLFAIENDEDNEFYSDYEKDELKEMYKEILEIA from the coding sequence ATGACTTTAAATCCAAGGAAATTGGAATATTATGAGCGGAAATATGAAAGAAATCCTGTTGAAGAGGCAGTCAAATATTTAAGCAACAAATGGACTCTTCATATCTTAAGGGATTTGTTTTTAGGAAAATGCCGTTTCAATGAATTTAATGCAAACAGAAAGTCATTGGACAATAAATCACTGTCAAGATGCCTTAAAACGATGGAAAATAACGGTTTGATATATAAAGTCATTGATGAAAACGATTCCAGAAATACCCAGTATTTTTTAACGGATAAGGGAAGGTCATTCAACAGGGTATTTTATGAACTGCTTTTGTTTGCAATCGAAAACGATGAGGACAATGAGTTTTATTCCGATTATGAAAAGGATGAATTGAAGGAGATGTATAAGGAAATTTTGGAAATAGCTTAA
- a CDS encoding MFS transporter produces MENNDSVQMTTFLAVLFAICSGLAIGNLYWAQPLLVAIMEGFGLPAVNGGLLVTATQIGYAIGILLIVPLGDYVRRKRLITIVMGLTVLTLISCAVSPSFMILSLSLFSMGVVTISGQIILPLAGDLSSPEERGRIVGIVSSGITTGILFSRFASGILAGLWGWRSVYVIAAILNLIMVLAIIYVLPEIPQKNKLTSYKGLIASVFTSFKLYKVLPKILLHSGLIFGLAFNMFWTSLTFLLSGDPFHYDTFQIGLVSLAGLTAAVFGVGLGKLQDKGLSVPALGIFVLTSAISMILGLIFKESIIAIIIIAGVFSIAVQGVSVLAQARLFNLSNEERSRLNTVFVVSNFIFGAIGSALASLLWSLGSWEYVMTGSAAISIIALIVWLLSRKSFNEMDEKLGV; encoded by the coding sequence ATGGAAAACAATGACTCAGTGCAAATGACAACATTTCTTGCGGTTCTATTTGCCATATGCTCAGGTCTTGCAATAGGCAATCTTTATTGGGCCCAACCATTGCTGGTAGCAATCATGGAAGGTTTTGGCCTGCCTGCGGTCAATGGAGGATTGCTTGTTACCGCAACCCAAATCGGTTATGCAATTGGTATATTGTTGATTGTGCCGTTGGGAGACTATGTAAGGCGTAAAAGACTGATTACAATAGTGATGGGTCTAACCGTGCTGACCTTGATTTCCTGTGCAGTATCCCCCTCCTTCATGATACTGTCCCTGTCCCTGTTCAGCATGGGTGTTGTCACAATATCCGGACAAATCATATTGCCTTTGGCCGGGGATTTAAGCAGTCCTGAAGAGCGAGGAAGAATTGTTGGAATAGTGTCCTCCGGAATAACGACCGGAATATTGTTTTCAAGGTTTGCAAGCGGAATTCTTGCAGGATTGTGGGGATGGAGATCAGTTTATGTTATTGCTGCCATTCTAAACCTGATTATGGTATTGGCAATCATTTATGTTCTGCCTGAAATTCCACAGAAAAACAAGCTTACATCATATAAAGGACTTATTGCAAGCGTATTTACAAGCTTTAAACTGTATAAGGTGCTTCCCAAGATACTGCTGCACAGTGGACTGATATTCGGCCTCGCCTTCAACATGTTCTGGACATCCCTGACATTCCTGCTGTCCGGAGACCCTTTCCATTACGATACTTTCCAGATAGGCCTTGTCAGTCTGGCGGGACTTACTGCAGCAGTATTTGGAGTTGGCCTTGGAAAACTGCAGGATAAAGGATTGAGCGTGCCGGCATTGGGAATATTTGTTTTGACAAGTGCAATTTCAATGATTTTGGGATTGATATTCAAGGAGTCCATAATAGCCATAATCATTATTGCAGGAGTCTTTTCAATAGCTGTGCAGGGAGTTTCCGTTTTGGCCCAGGCAAGACTGTTTAACCTGTCGAATGAAGAGCGCAGCAGACTGAATACAGTGTTTGTAGTAAGCAATTTCATTTTTGGAGCTATCGGAAGTGCACTGGCATCACTTTTATGGTCCTTGGGTTCCTGGGAATATGTGATGACCGGATCAGCAGCCATATCAATAATAGCATTAATTGTATGGCTATTGTCTAGAAAATCCTTCAATGAGATGGACGAAAAACTGGGCGTTTAA
- a CDS encoding flavodoxin family protein, which translates to MKVLGINTSPRNNSNVRFALETALETSAEKGAETEIIDVNPLTISPCQADNYCKANNSECGLNDDMADIYKKIEEADGIILASPIYFFDVTAQAKTLIDRLYCYFGNEEFAKLFSTKKVSIITTNGGAPLEAFESSLNTQMQAFGALGFQAGDIIALGGNMLPGEIQEKEDQLEKAKEVGKNII; encoded by the coding sequence ATGAAAGTTTTGGGAATCAATACAAGTCCAAGAAACAACAGTAATGTGAGATTTGCCCTTGAAACAGCTTTGGAAACTTCCGCAGAAAAAGGGGCTGAAACAGAAATCATCGATGTAAACCCTTTGACAATTTCTCCTTGCCAGGCTGATAACTACTGCAAGGCAAACAACAGCGAATGTGGTTTAAACGATGATATGGCAGATATCTACAAAAAGATTGAAGAGGCCGACGGAATCATTCTTGCAAGCCCAATCTATTTCTTTGATGTTACAGCTCAGGCCAAGACACTCATCGACAGATTGTACTGCTACTTCGGCAATGAGGAGTTTGCTAAACTGTTCTCAACCAAAAAGGTTTCAATTATTACAACTAACGGTGGGGCACCATTGGAAGCCTTTGAAAGCTCATTGAATACTCAAATGCAGGCATTTGGAGCTTTAGGATTCCAGGCAGGAGACATCATCGCTTTAGGAGGCAACATGCTTCCAGGTGAGATTCAGGAAAAAGAAGACCAACTTGAAAAAGCAAAAGAAGTGGGTAAAAACATCATATAA
- a CDS encoding MarR family winged helix-turn-helix transcriptional regulator, translating to MMDDENVPSPPFISLIYRSHAKYINEILKEDGLSFGLHPLLVKIYKEEGISQEELAEFFHLSESTITRNVKKLEEKEIIARIKDKRKKIIKVTAKGGKIARKIMDYDEKWDEILKKNLTDEEYDDFLKILRKICVDLI from the coding sequence ATGATGGATGATGAAAACGTTCCATCCCCTCCTTTCATTTCATTAATCTATAGGAGTCATGCCAAATACATTAATGAAATCCTTAAGGAGGATGGATTAAGCTTCGGACTTCATCCTCTGTTGGTGAAAATCTATAAGGAGGAAGGAATAAGTCAGGAAGAACTGGCGGAATTTTTCCACTTAAGTGAAAGTACAATTACAAGAAACGTCAAGAAGCTTGAAGAAAAGGAAATCATAGCAAGAATTAAAGATAAGAGAAAAAAGATAATCAAGGTAACTGCTAAAGGCGGAAAAATTGCACGAAAGATCATGGATTATGATGAAAAATGGGACGAGATACTTAAAAAGAATTTGACTGATGAGGAGTATGATGATTTTTTAAAGATACTCAGAAAGATATGTGTGGATTTAATATAA
- a CDS encoding MATE family efflux transporter, which produces MEKNENIEMITGDPKKAINKLALPIIASMLLIFANNIIDSIWVAGLGAEPLAALGYITPLFMVLIGVGNGIGAGGNSLISRYIGAEDKLSANNAAIHNLILGIILSILVSAILLIFLEPLLNVMGASSVLNYAMEYGIVIFTFAFAILLPPIIGGAFRAEGDIKRSTVPIALTAIINIIIDPIFIYTLNLGVAGAAWATVIANIIALAVMLYWMFVKRDTFLKYSRENFKNDLKMYKDILVVGIPASLEQLILSALTIAVNFMLTLASGPVAVAVYTAGWRIISIGMLPAIGIGTAAISVAGVAYGSKKYENLRVTLRYAVKIAFIASLVVCILINIFSNQIAFIFSYSESSAQLEPLIASFLQIMCLFILYVPFGASAGNIFQGVGKGTISFILTAIREFLLVLIFSYVMGFVFNMGEYGIYYGMLVGGGIGSLIAYVAIELYINKLIRGRDNDG; this is translated from the coding sequence ATGGAAAAGAATGAAAACATAGAAATGATTACGGGAGATCCGAAAAAAGCGATAAACAAATTGGCATTGCCAATCATTGCCAGCATGCTGTTGATTTTTGCAAATAACATCATTGACAGCATTTGGGTAGCAGGATTGGGTGCAGAGCCACTGGCAGCACTTGGATACATTACACCATTATTCATGGTTTTGATAGGAGTTGGAAACGGAATAGGTGCCGGTGGTAACTCATTGATATCACGATATATCGGAGCTGAAGATAAGCTATCAGCAAATAACGCAGCGATTCACAATTTGATTTTAGGAATAATACTTTCAATATTAGTTTCAGCTATTTTATTGATATTTTTAGAGCCGTTACTTAATGTAATGGGGGCATCAAGCGTTCTAAATTACGCAATGGAATATGGAATTGTAATATTCACATTTGCTTTTGCAATATTGCTGCCGCCAATAATTGGAGGTGCATTCAGAGCGGAAGGGGACATAAAAAGGTCAACAGTTCCAATTGCACTGACAGCAATAATAAACATTATCATTGACCCGATTTTCATCTACACATTGAATCTTGGGGTTGCAGGGGCAGCGTGGGCAACAGTCATTGCAAACATTATCGCATTGGCTGTGATGCTTTACTGGATGTTTGTAAAAAGGGACACATTCCTTAAATATTCACGTGAAAACTTCAAAAATGACTTGAAAATGTACAAAGACATTTTGGTTGTCGGTATTCCTGCCAGTCTGGAGCAATTGATTCTATCCGCATTGACAATTGCAGTCAATTTCATGCTCACACTTGCTTCAGGTCCTGTAGCAGTAGCCGTCTATACCGCTGGCTGGAGAATAATAAGCATTGGTATGCTTCCGGCAATAGGTATAGGAACTGCCGCAATATCCGTGGCGGGAGTGGCCTATGGATCTAAAAAATACGAAAATTTAAGGGTTACATTAAGGTATGCTGTTAAAATAGCTTTCATTGCTTCATTAGTAGTATGTATTTTAATTAACATATTTTCCAATCAGATTGCATTCATATTTTCATATTCAGAAAGCAGTGCACAATTGGAACCGTTGATTGCAAGCTTCCTTCAAATAATGTGCCTGTTCATTCTGTATGTTCCATTCGGTGCAAGTGCAGGTAACATATTTCAGGGTGTTGGGAAAGGTACAATATCTTTTATCTTAACAGCAATAAGGGAATTCCTCTTGGTATTGATTTTCTCATATGTCATGGGATTTGTCTTCAACATGGGGGAATATGGAATTTACTACGGAATGCTTGTAGGGGGAGGAATAGGATCTCTTATCGCATATGTAGCAATAGAGTTATACATTAACAAACTGATTAGAGGTAGAGACAATGATGGATGA
- a CDS encoding helix-turn-helix domain-containing protein, translated as MGMMDEENCPVNQTLKIISKKWHLHIIRDLFYGKKKFSEFKESNPKITNKVLADTLKDLESKGIIEKTNFEENFKSTEYSLTERGKRLNKVIYELGMFSIEDEAYPSQEKEESIQILKSNLKID; from the coding sequence ATGGGGATGATGGATGAGGAAAACTGCCCGGTAAACCAAACATTAAAGATAATCAGCAAGAAATGGCATCTTCATATAATCCGGGATTTGTTCTACGGAAAAAAGAAGTTTTCTGAGTTCAAGGAATCAAATCCAAAGATTACCAATAAGGTATTGGCCGATACCCTGAAAGACTTGGAATCCAAAGGAATAATTGAAAAGACTAATTTTGAGGAAAATTTCAAGTCAACTGAATATAGTTTGACCGAGAGGGGAAAAAGGCTCAATAAGGTAATATATGAACTGGGAATGTTTTCAATAGAAGATGAAGCATATCCTTCACAAGAAAAGGAAGAGTCTATTCAGATACTAAAGTCAAACCTGAAGATTGATTAG
- a CDS encoding pyridoxamine 5'-phosphate oxidase family protein, protein MSNQLKVIKFLADARVFYVLTVDGEQPKGRPFSYFTVYDDKIFFSTGTHKNIFKQIQENPHVEILAWHGNKIMRYDGIAKIVEDDELTKEVRSASPTIANEYDLRQWDFGHFYLEDGHVEIKFLLDPDEEFDL, encoded by the coding sequence ATGTCCAACCAATTGAAAGTAATTAAATTTTTGGCCGATGCCAGAGTTTTCTATGTGCTGACCGTCGATGGAGAACAGCCAAAAGGCCGTCCGTTCAGCTATTTCACAGTCTATGACGATAAGATATTCTTCTCCACAGGAACCCATAAAAACATCTTTAAACAGATTCAGGAAAATCCTCATGTTGAAATTTTGGCATGGCACGGAAACAAAATCATGCGCTATGACGGAATCGCAAAAATCGTTGAAGATGACGAACTGACTAAGGAAGTTCGTTCCGCCAGTCCGACCATAGCCAATGAATACGACTTAAGGCAGTGGGACTTCGGCCATTTCTATCTGGAAGATGGTCATGTCGAAATCAAATTCCTCTTGGATCCTGATGAGGAGTTTGACCTCTAA
- a CDS encoding aldo/keto reductase: protein MKYVKLGNSNLKVSKVCMGCMGFGDPNNGMHTWTLPERESIEIISQGMDSGINFFDTAIGYQNGTSEQYLGKAIRENAVRDDIVVATKFLPRSEEEIKNNVSGQRHIHNFVEKSLENLGLDYIDLYIYHMWDYNTPMYDILEGLNEVIDEGKVRYIGISNCFAWQLAKANALAESEGFAKFVSVQGHYNLIFREEEREMIPLCKTDNIATTPYSSLASGRLSRLPGTESKRLNEDFYAKLKYESSESKDLEIIKRVDELAQNYGVSMTEVSLAWLLTKITSPIVGATKTHHVEGAVNSVDLELSDDDIGYLEEPYVAHDLVGVMADNKVTASDDDRVWAKHTKVI from the coding sequence ATGAAATATGTTAAGTTGGGAAATTCGAATTTGAAGGTCAGTAAGGTTTGTATGGGATGCATGGGATTTGGAGACCCGAATAACGGAATGCATACCTGGACGTTGCCCGAAAGGGAATCCATTGAAATCATCAGCCAGGGGATGGACAGTGGAATAAACTTTTTCGATACCGCTATAGGCTATCAAAACGGAACTTCAGAGCAGTACCTGGGAAAGGCGATTAGGGAAAATGCCGTAAGGGATGATATTGTCGTTGCCACCAAATTTCTGCCGAGATCTGAAGAGGAAATCAAAAACAATGTTTCAGGCCAAAGGCACATCCATAATTTTGTTGAAAAGAGCCTTGAAAATTTGGGCCTTGACTACATTGACCTCTATATTTATCATATGTGGGACTATAATACTCCAATGTATGACATTCTCGAAGGCTTGAATGAGGTCATAGATGAGGGAAAGGTAAGATATATAGGGATTTCGAACTGTTTTGCATGGCAGCTTGCAAAGGCAAATGCGCTTGCGGAATCTGAAGGATTTGCAAAATTCGTCTCTGTTCAGGGTCATTACAATCTGATTTTCAGAGAAGAGGAGCGCGAAATGATTCCTCTTTGCAAAACCGACAACATTGCAACAACCCCTTACAGTTCGCTTGCTTCAGGAAGGCTTTCAAGGCTTCCAGGTACTGAATCAAAAAGGCTCAATGAGGATTTCTATGCCAAACTGAAATACGAGTCAAGCGAATCCAAGGATTTGGAGATAATCAAAAGGGTTGATGAACTGGCACAAAATTATGGCGTTTCAATGACTGAGGTCTCTCTGGCCTGGCTTTTGACCAAGATCACTTCCCCTATTGTCGGGGCAACCAAAACACATCATGTTGAAGGTGCGGTCAATTCAGTGGATCTGGAATTGTCCGATGATGATATTGGCTATTTGGAGGAGCCATATGTTGCACACGACCTTGTGGGGGTCATGGCAGACAATAAGGTTACTGCCAGTGATGATGATAGGGTATGGGCCAAGCACACTAAAGTGATATAA
- a CDS encoding cyclophilin-like fold protein, whose amino-acid sequence MSLFKKITLIIIILSLIALSAASAKDMDDNMIKIKVNDDVFDVELENNSATQELLKALEKSNVTVNATDYGNFEKVGDLGFSLPTNDENFNTSPGDIVLYQGNQISLFYDSHSWSYTKIGKIQNADSNQLKDILGTGDVVLELSLK is encoded by the coding sequence ATGTCTTTATTTAAAAAAATTACTTTAATCATTATAATTTTAAGTTTGATTGCTTTATCTGCAGCCAGTGCAAAGGATATGGATGATAATATGATTAAAATAAAAGTAAATGATGATGTCTTTGATGTTGAGTTGGAAAACAATTCCGCAACACAGGAACTGCTGAAGGCATTGGAAAAAAGCAATGTCACCGTAAATGCAACAGATTACGGAAATTTTGAAAAGGTCGGGGATTTGGGTTTCTCTCTACCGACAAATGATGAAAACTTCAATACTTCTCCTGGAGACATTGTGCTGTATCAGGGAAATCAGATATCATTGTTTTATGACTCACATTCATGGAGTTACACAAAGATAGGAAAAATACAAAATGCAGATTCAAATCAGTTAAAAGATATTCTGGGCACCGGAGATGTGGTATTGGAGTTAAGTTTAAAATAG
- a CDS encoding alpha/beta hydrolase gives MKCENLVLTEEWDKVFDKSDKVHHEKVTFINRYGITLAADLYKPLDVDGKLPAIACAGPFGAVKEQVSGLYAQTLAEMGFLTIAFDPSFTGESGGEPRFMASPDINTEDFQAAVDFLATNDEVDADKIGICGICGWGGMALNAASLDTRIKATVTSTMYNMTRQIAKGYNDEADTADARHEMKVALNSQRTEDYKNGEYARMGGVVKEVTDDLPQFVKDYHDFYIEELGYHPRSPGSNDGWNMTGCMSFISQPIIAYSDEIRSAVLIIHGENAHSRYFSEDEFAKLTGDNKELMIIPDAVHTDLYYKTDVIPFEKIVEFYRENL, from the coding sequence ATGAAATGTGAAAATCTAGTATTGACTGAAGAATGGGACAAGGTCTTTGACAAATCCGACAAGGTGCATCATGAAAAAGTAACATTCATTAACCGTTATGGAATAACTTTGGCTGCAGACTTATACAAGCCATTGGATGTCGATGGCAAGTTGCCGGCCATTGCATGTGCAGGACCATTCGGTGCCGTTAAGGAACAGGTTTCAGGACTCTATGCACAGACATTAGCTGAAATGGGCTTTTTAACAATAGCTTTTGACCCCTCATTTACAGGCGAAAGCGGAGGCGAACCTCGCTTCATGGCATCCCCCGACATCAACACCGAGGATTTCCAGGCTGCAGTTGACTTTTTGGCAACCAATGACGAAGTGGATGCAGATAAAATCGGAATCTGCGGAATATGCGGATGGGGAGGAATGGCATTGAATGCGGCATCCCTTGATACACGCATCAAAGCGACAGTAACATCCACAATGTACAACATGACCCGCCAAATTGCAAAGGGATACAATGATGAAGCGGATACTGCCGATGCAAGACATGAAATGAAAGTTGCCCTGAACAGTCAGAGAACCGAAGACTACAAAAATGGGGAATATGCAAGAATGGGAGGAGTGGTTAAAGAAGTCACTGACGATTTGCCTCAATTCGTAAAGGACTATCATGACTTTTACATTGAAGAGTTAGGCTACCATCCAAGGTCTCCCGGATCAAATGACGGATGGAACATGACCGGATGCATGTCATTCATTTCACAGCCTATAATTGCATACTCCGATGAGATCAGGTCAGCCGTCTTAATAATTCACGGCGAAAATGCCCACTCCAGATATTTCTCTGAAGACGAATTCGCCAAATTAACTGGAGACAACAAGGAACTGATGATTATACCTGATGCGGTTCACACAGATCTCTATTATAAAACAGACGTGATTCCATTTGAAAAAATTGTAGAGTTTTACCGTGAAAATTTATAG
- a CDS encoding flavodoxin family protein: MEILVLKGSPNRKGSSNMLADSFIKGAIEAGHNVDEIDAAHADISPCIGCVHCGYEGECSLSDDMDEFRKKILNADMLVFVTPLYYYGMSAQLKILIDRFCSRNFSIQQKHMKSALLTVAYNSDDWTFDALEAHYDTLLRYLNLTDCGRVLGYGCGTPSMTKFSRYPDEAYRLGKSL, from the coding sequence ATGGAAATATTGGTTTTGAAAGGAAGTCCAAACAGAAAAGGCTCATCAAATATGCTGGCTGACAGTTTCATTAAAGGAGCAATCGAAGCAGGTCACAATGTTGATGAAATAGATGCCGCTCATGCAGACATTTCACCATGCATAGGATGTGTACACTGCGGATATGAAGGCGAATGCTCTTTAAGTGATGATATGGATGAATTCAGAAAAAAAATATTAAATGCAGATATGCTCGTTTTTGTAACTCCACTATATTATTACGGAATGTCTGCCCAACTTAAAATATTAATTGACAGGTTCTGTTCAAGAAATTTCTCAATCCAGCAAAAGCACATGAAATCTGCGCTTTTGACAGTTGCGTATAATTCAGATGACTGGACATTTGATGCTCTTGAAGCTCACTATGATACATTGCTCAGATATCTTAATTTGACTGACTGCGGTAGAGTTTTAGGTTACGGCTGCGGAACTCCGTCAATGACAAAATTTTCCAGATATCCCGATGAAGCTTACAGGCTTGGAAAAAGCTTATAA
- a CDS encoding phosphate uptake regulator PhoU → MARSDKTLEDILDVIFYDKPATQDEIAEKLEISRRYVTQLLKPLIEENIVKRAYVIDLNKYDEIYGSSNPIFNIKQHSAFFLIENMLSSMSEHVKEQVQMSFDAILNNDKKLAEQALKLDFTTNNMYEKVRSSVETIIDVDPHSKLSKILLFSEAAYNYERIGDYSGHIAKFVINEKSPVDDELLGILKKMHKYAQKSISYATDAFINGNIESRGNLKDTEEKIHETQQKAMNLIANQMVETSFEDIEMSNYYIYISRVVKSFERMGDISVEIMDLAAEFHKDIPRPTTPRSFREKI, encoded by the coding sequence ATGGCACGGAGCGATAAGACTTTAGAAGATATTTTGGATGTTATTTTTTATGATAAACCGGCTACTCAAGATGAAATTGCTGAAAAATTAGAAATCAGTCGCAGATATGTTACTCAATTGCTTAAACCGTTAATTGAAGAAAATATTGTCAAAAGGGCTTATGTCATCGATTTGAATAAATATGATGAAATATATGGTTCTTCAAATCCCATTTTTAATATAAAACAACATTCAGCCTTTTTTTTAATTGAAAACATGCTAAGCAGCATGAGCGAGCATGTTAAAGAACAGGTTCAGATGTCTTTTGATGCTATTTTGAATAATGATAAGAAATTGGCAGAACAAGCTTTAAAACTGGATTTTACCACAAATAATATGTATGAAAAAGTTCGTTCCTCTGTTGAAACTATCATTGATGTTGATCCTCATTCCAAACTTTCTAAAATTTTATTATTCAGCGAAGCAGCATACAATTATGAACGCATTGGAGATTATTCTGGCCATATTGCCAAATTTGTCATTAATGAGAAGTCCCCCGTCGATGATGAACTTTTAGGCATATTAAAAAAAATGCATAAATACGCACAAAAATCAATTTCATATGCAACTGATGCCTTTATTAATGGTAATATCGAATCACGTGGAAATTTGAAGGATACAGAAGAAAAAATCCATGAAACTCAACAAAAAGCTATGAATCTTATCGCTAATCAGATGGTTGAAACTTCTTTTGAGGATATTGAAATGTCTAATTATTATATATACATATCACGTGTAGTGAAATCATTCGAAAGAATGGGTGATATCTCAGTGGAAATTATGGATTTGGCTGCTGAATTTCATAAGGATATTCCAAGACCAACAACTCCACGTTCATTTAGAGAAAAAATTTAA
- a CDS encoding DUF3100 domain-containing protein has product MHIVCLVLVVISMAIGVKEIRITDTISVLLLPLIYALIMGLALFLAKPIKFVGEKQSKVAEGAMVLFIGALIAKLAISSGQSIDIIFNVGPALILQLLGDLGTLIALPVALLLGFRREVIGMASSICREPNLGIIIDNYGFKSPETRGVLAIFVIGSIIGTPYISFLASISISLIPYHSYAFAMASGIGSASMNAAALVPLVHMYPAMATQLEAFAGCSNILSFCLGIYMCMFISLPLAEKLYKWLSPIIGKGEGKTIDDEYAIEGVKDDKYATSEDLSSGKIERWVTFLVLFSIIVTVGNFIGYHTPLLDVFIGMLIISIITLIGMCLERIIPWDISSIIYISLIGIFLAIPGVPTSDIIIPYVSQIELTTICTAFLAYVGIAIGNDWEEFKKIGWKGIIIAIIVISGTYLGSASIANLVLFATGMI; this is encoded by the coding sequence TTGCATATAGTCTGTCTTGTTCTAGTTGTCATCTCAATGGCCATTGGAGTTAAAGAGATTAGAATCACTGATACCATAAGTGTTTTATTATTGCCTTTAATATATGCTCTAATTATGGGTTTGGCTCTTTTTTTAGCAAAACCTATAAAATTTGTAGGTGAGAAGCAATCAAAAGTAGCTGAAGGAGCTATGGTTTTATTTATAGGAGCCTTAATTGCTAAATTAGCTATTTCAAGTGGACAATCTATTGATATTATTTTTAATGTCGGCCCTGCCTTGATTTTACAGCTTTTGGGGGATTTAGGTACTCTTATAGCATTGCCTGTTGCTTTGCTTTTAGGATTTAGAAGAGAAGTAATCGGTATGGCAAGTTCCATTTGCCGTGAACCGAACTTGGGAATCATTATCGATAATTATGGTTTCAAATCCCCTGAGACACGGGGAGTCTTAGCCATTTTTGTAATAGGATCCATTATCGGCACTCCATATATCAGCTTTTTGGCAAGCATAAGCATTTCCCTCATACCTTACCATTCATATGCCTTTGCAATGGCTTCAGGCATAGGAAGTGCAAGTATGAATGCTGCAGCGTTGGTTCCATTGGTGCATATGTACCCTGCTATGGCTACCCAATTGGAGGCCTTTGCAGGATGCAGCAACATTCTTTCTTTTTGTTTAGGCATTTACATGTGCATGTTCATTTCCTTGCCTCTTGCAGAAAAATTGTATAAATGGCTATCTCCAATCATAGGTAAAGGTGAGGGGAAAACCATTGATGATGAATATGCTATTGAAGGAGTGAAAGATGATAAATATGCCACTTCTGAGGATTTAAGTTCAGGTAAGATTGAAAGATGGGTCACTTTTCTTGTACTGTTCTCAATCATTGTCACAGTTGGAAATTTCATAGGTTACCATACCCCTTTGCTTGATGTATTCATCGGAATGCTAATAATTTCAATTATTACCCTTATCGGAATGTGCCTTGAGAGGATAATTCCATGGGACATATCATCAATCATTTATATAAGTTTAATCGGTATTTTTTTAGCCATCCCTGGAGTTCCAACCTCAGACATCATAATTCCTTATGTTTCCCAAATTGAATTAACTACAATATGCACTGCATTTTTAGCATATGTCGGTATTGCAATCGGTAACGATTGGGAAGAGTTTAAGAAGATTGGTTGGAAAGGAATCATTATAGCAATAATTGTAATTTCTGGAACTTACCTTGGTTCTGCAAGTATTGCAAATCTGGTTTTATTTGCAACAGGCATGATTTAA